ATATTGCAGGAATGGTTGAGCAAGGTTTTGATGTAGTAGTTACACATGGAAATGGACCGCAAGTTGGATTTATATTGCGGCGTTCCGAAATTGCACATGACACAACAGGAATGCACCTTGTACCACTAGTAAACTGTGGAGCTGATACACAAGGCGCAATTGGCTATCAAATACAGCAAGCGCTTGACAATGAATTTAAAAGAAGAAATATTGCAAAGAAAGCAGCAACTGTAGTAACGCAGGTCGTCGTGGATAAAAACGATGATGCATTTAAAAACCCGGCAAAGCCAATCGGTACATTTTATACAAAAGAACGGGCAGAAGAGCTGCAGAAAGAACATCCGGACTGGGTAATCGTGAATGATGCAGGAAGAGGTTACAGAAGAGTGGTCCCTTCACCAATGCCTATAGAGATTGTAGAACAAGATGCGATTGAGCTGCTTGTAAAAAATGGTTTTAGCGTTGTCGGTGTAGGTGGTGGCGGTATCCCGGTAGTTTACAACGAAAATGGCGAATTGGAAGGGTCTCCTGCAGTGATCGATAAGGATAATGCGTCAAGTTTGTTGGCAATAAATATTAAAGCAGACATATTCATTATTTCTACTGCCGTAGAAAAAATGTACCTAAACTTTGGTAAAGACGACCAAGTTGCCCTTGATAACATAAGCGTTGCAGATGCAAAAAAGTACATTGCAGAGGGACATTTTGCAAAGGGAAGTATGCTGCCAAAAATTCAAGCAATTGTGCGCTTCCTAGAGGCAGGCGGAAAAGAAGCCATCGTTACAAAACCTGAATTATTAGAAAAGGCGTTGAAAGGTGAAACAGGTACACATATACACCCGTAAGTTGAATCTTTATTGTTTTATAATTGAACAATAATATGTGCTTTGAAAAAAGAGCTTTCTCATTATGAAAGCTCTTTTTAAATTAAAAATGATAATTAAATTTATAAAGAATTGAATTCTTTTATAAATAATAGTATAATTTGAAAACTAACTATTCTTAAATATTTTATGCACAAAAAAAAAGAATATATTATACTTTAAACAATTTTAAAAAGGAGGTGACTCAAAGAAGCAAATATTTGGAAATAACAAACACAAAAAACAAGGAGGAAAGATTATGAAACGCATTAGGTCGTTGGTAGTAATTTTACTGCTTATCGCACTAGTAGGTGTACTTGGAGGTTGCGCGCCAAAAGAGAAAGAACCTGTGGAAGAGGAAACACTCAAGGTGGCATTCATCTATGTAGGGCCAAAAAATGATGGGGGCTGGAGCCAATCACATGATGAAGGAAGATTGTATTTAGAACAACAACTCCCATATGTAGAGACTGCATATGCGGAAAACGTTCCAGAAGGAGCTCCATGTGAAAAGGTTGTAAGAGATTATTGCAATAAAGGTTATAATGTTATCTTCACAACAAGTTTTGGATTTATGGATCCCACACTTAATGTCGCAAAAGATTATCCTGATGTAGTTTTTGAACACTGCTCAGGATTTAAAACAGCAGAGAATATGGGAAATTATTTTGGCAGAATGTACGAACCAGATTATTTAGCAGGACTTGTTGCTGGAATGATGACAAAATCTAATTATATCGGATTTGTTGCTCCATTTTCAATCCCGGAAGTCGTAAGAGAAATTAATACTTTCACAATTGGAGTTAGAGAAGTAAATCCTAATGCAGAAGTACATGTTATCTGGACAAATTCCTGGTTTGATCCAGCACTAGAAGCAAGTGCGGCAGAAACATTCCTTGCAAACGGTGCTGATATTATAGCAAGCGGAGTTGATTCACCCGCAGCACTTCAGGCAGCAGAAAAAGCAGGAAAATATGGAATAGGCTATGACATGGATATGGCTAGCTTTGCACCAGCTGCTGTACTCACCTCGCGTATTTGGCACTGGGGCATCTATTACAAACAAGTGTTGGAAGCCGTTCATAATGGCACATGGACAGCAGGCGAATATTGGGATGGTATGGAAGCAGGTATTGTCGACTTAGCTCCATATGGGCCAATGGTGCCTCAAGAAGTGCAAGACTATGTTGAAAACAGAAAACAGATGATACTAAATGGTGACTATGACCCTTTTATGGGACCAATTTACGACCAGACCGGAACATTGCGAGTAAAAGAAGGGGAAGAACTTTCAGATGGTGAAAAATTAAGTATCCAATGGTTTGTTGATGGAGTTATAGGCACAATACCTGAAGGTGGCTCTTAATTTTTAAAACGAAGTAGTTTATTAAATTTCCCAGGGCAATTGCCCTGGGAAATTTAATATTATGCATGGAGGAACAAATGGATGAAATCATTGTTCAAACCAAGGGTATAACAAAATATTTCCCTGGAGTTCTTGCCAATGACCACATTGACTTTGAACTAAAAAAAGGAGAAATCCATACACTGCTGGGAGAAAATGGCGCAGGCAAAAGTACTTTGATGAATATTTTAGATGGTATTTATCATCCGGATAAAGGCGAAATTTACATCAATGGTAACGAGGTACACATACGAAGTCCATTCGATGCTATGACAAATAGCATTGGGATGATACATCAACATTTTATGCTTGTAGATACACTTACAGTTCTTGAAAATGTAGCATTAGGACTTAAATCTCAGGGTTTCTATATTAGAAAACCGGAAATTGTAAAACAAATAAAACAAATATCCCAAAAATATCATTTTAATATTAACCCACATTCCAAAATATGGCAACTCTCCGTTGGCGAACAACAACGCGTAGAGATTATAAAAACTCTGTTCAGGGGCGCTGTGATATTAATTCTTGATGAGCCCACAGCCGTCCTTACTCCCCAGGAATCAAATGATTTGTTTAAAATACTTAAAGGATTAGTAAAAGAAGGTAAATCAATTATTTTCATCAGTCATAAATTAGATGAAGTAATGGAAATTTCAGACAGGATAACAGTTTTAAAAAAAGGAAAGGTAGTTGGAACAGTAAACAAAAAGGATGTAACTAAAAGTTATCTGGCTAAAATGATGGTGGGAAGAGAGGTACTGTTTAATTTAGAAAGAAAACCATTAAAAAGAAAAGGTGATGTTCTGAAAGTAAAAGAACTTGAAGCATATAATGACAAAGGAATTAAGGCTCTGAAAAAAATAAGTTTTACAGTTGCTGCCGGTGAAATTTTTGGCATCGCAGGTATTTCAGGTAACGGCCAAAAAATACTAGCCCAGGTTATCACCGGGTTAAGGCGAGCTACTAACGGGAAAGTAATCCTAAATGAAAAAGATATAACAAATGCTAGCCCAAAAGCTATTACAAGTAGCGGCGTAAATTATATTCCTCCGGATAGGCTTAAAGTTGGGCTTATTCCAAACCTTAATACAGTAGAAAATGCCATCCTTAGGTCCTACGACAGGGAACCAATTTCAAAAAGAAATTTTATTGATTATGAAAAAGCAACAGGGTACACCAAATCTCTCATTACAAAATTTAATATCACAGTGCCAAGAATAGATGCTCCGGCAAAGCTTCTTTCAGGTGGAAACCTGCAGAAGCTCCTTTTAGCACGAGAAATTGCCGAAAAGCCAAAACTACTTATTGCTGTTCATCCCACGCGAGGGTTAGATGTAGGAGCAACAGAATACATCAGAAAGCAGTTACTCAAGGAACGTGATAATGGTTTAGCAGTGTTGCTAATTTCAGAAGATCTGGATGAAATACTTATGGTGTCAGACAGAATTGGAGTAATATATGAAGGACAAATTATGGATGTTATCAACATCGAAGATGCTGAGAGAAATAAAATTGGATTACTTATGGCTGGAGTAGATTCTGTAAGAAATTAATTATGAAAGGACGTAAAAAATGTTACTGTTTGAAAAACGAGAAAATGTTCCTACTAAATTAAAGGTAGCCATTCCGCTAATATCTGTATTTTTGGGTTTAGTGGCAGGAGGTATTGCAATCCTTTTTACGCGGACTAACCCACTTATAGTATATCAGGCACTGATCAAAGGTGCATTTAGCAGCATCTATACGTTCTCAGAAACACTCGTAGTTGCCATTCCTCTAATCTTAATCTCAGCAGGGTTAATAGTCGCATTCAAAATGAATTTTTGGAATATCGGAGCATACGGCCAATACATTATTGGAGCTATTTTTGGATCATTTTTCGCTCTCACTATGCCTGCTACAATGTCAAGGCCACTGCTCCTTACCATTATGTGCCTTGCTAGCATTTTGGGAGGAGCTCTTTGGGGATTGATACCCGCTACGTTAAAAGCCCTCTGGGAAGTAAATGAAGTTATTTCTACATTGCTTTTAAATTATATCGCACTCTACATATTGAAATATTTGATGTATGGTCCGTGGAGAAATCCGGCAAGTCACGGCTTTCCACTATCAAAACCATTCGCATTAAATGCCCAACTTCCACGGTTATTGGTGCACACAAGAGTTCATCTTGGCCTTATTTTTGGTATTATTGCTGTAATTATTGTCTATATTCTTATTACAAAAACTAAATTTGGATATGAAATACGGGTAGTAGGTGAGAATAAAAGAGCAGCAAGATATGGAGGAATCAACATCACAAAAAACATTTTCATAGCAATGGCTATAAGTGGAGGATTAGCTGGACTTGCTGGTCTGGCACAACTATCCGGCGTTATACATATGCTGCAGATAGAGATTAACCCGGGATATGGGTACACTGCCATCATAGTTGCCTGGCTTGCTTCATTAAACCCAATTATAGCAATGTTTGTATCAGTCATTTTTGGTGGCCTGGAAGCTGGGGGATATCAGATACAAATGGCTATAAGAGTCCCGTTTGGCATTGTAGGTACTATAGAAAGTGCCGTTTTATTTTTCTTATTAGGCGGTGAAATATTAAAGAGATACCGAATAAGACTCAGGGGGAATACATCATGAAATTAACGGCTACCACAATTCTAATAACACTACTCGCCACCACGGTACGTTCTGGCACCATACTTTTGTTCCCCACTATTGGCGAAATATTTGCTGAAAGAACTGGAATACTAAACCTTGGCATAGAAGGAATGATGATTATAGGTGCATTTTTCGGTTTTGTTGTAGCATATACAACAAAAAATCCATACCTTGGATTCGTCGTCGGAATGTTTGCAGGGGGTATTGCAGCACTCATTCATGCCTTTATATCGATAACGCTCAGAGGAAACCAGGTAGTAAGCGGATTGGCTTTAACAATTTTTGGATTAGGTATCACCAGTTTTTATGGTCAGAGATGGATAAATAATAAACTGCCGGAAAGCATTCCTACTGTCGTAATACCCGGACTTTCTAAAATACCATTTATAGGTTCGGTATTTTTTAGGCAAGATTATATTGTATATTTTTCTTATATTCTTGTACTTGCCATGTGGTTTATACTCTACAAAACAAAACCAGGGATACATCTACGAGCAGCCGGGCAAAATGCAAGAGCTGCTGATGCAATGGGAGTAAATGTAAATGCCACTCGTTATTTTTGGACATTCTTTGGTGGGCTCATGGCAGGTGCTGGCGGGGCATACCTGACAGTAGCGTATGCACCTTTCTGGTTAGAGGGAATTACAGCAGGCAGAGGATGGATTGCAGTTGCACTTGTTATCTTTGCCATGTGGAATCCCATTAATGCACTTATTGGTGCATACTTGTTTGGAGGGATAACTGCTTTGCAATTCCAACTTCAAGCATCTGGCACTACAATACCTTCCTCTCTCCTTAGCATGCAGCCATACCTTCTCACTTTTATCATAATTATTATTGCAACACTCATTGTGCATGCCAGGCATCTTGGAGCGCCTAAAGAATTAGGAATACCATACACAAGAGAGGAGAAATAAGCATGAGCTACATTAAAAAATTAAAATGTTTACTATGCGGAGCAGAATACAGCCCTGCAGAGGTAAAATATACCTGTCCCAAATGCGGAGACGAAGGTATTCTTGAGATAATATATGACTACAAAGAGATAAAAAAACATTTTACAAAGGAGTCTCTTGCAGATAGTAGAGATTATTCAATGTGGAGATATTTGCCTCTTTTACCTGTAGATGATCCATCTAAAATTGGACCTCTAAAAGTAGGATGGACGCCTCTTTATTCGGCTAAAAGGATAAGAAAAAATCTTGATATGCAATATCTCTGGATTAAAGATGACGGAAGAAATCCTACCGCGTCTTTAAAAGACAGAGCATCAGCCATTGCTATTGTTAAAGCACAAGAGCTTGGAGAAAAGACTATAACATGCGCTTCCACAGGAAATGCAGCATCATCTCTTGCAGGTGCTTCTGCTTCTGTAGGATTGAAAAATTATATATTTGTGCCCAAAACAGCACCAAAGGCAAAGATTGCTCAGCTACTCGTATTTGGAGCTACTGTGCTTGCAGTGAATGGCACTTACGATGAAGCATTTGAATTATCTATAGAAGCAACAAAAAAGTTTGGCTGGTACAACAGAAATACCGCATTTAATCCATATATGGTAGAGGGCAAAAAGACAGTAGCGCTGGAGATTATCGAACAGATGAATTTTGAGGTTCCTGATTATGTGTTTGTATCAGTCGGTGATGGGTGCATTATATCTGGTGTCGCAAAGGGTTACTCCGACATGTATCACTTAGGTTTTATTAACCACCTTCCGAAGCTTGTCGCAGTGCAAGCCGAAGGATGCCAGCCTCTCGTAGATGCCTTAAATGGTGATGGCGCAGTAAAATTTGTGGAACCTGACACACTGGCAGACAGCATCGCAGTAGGCGTGCCTAGAAATAGAGTAATGGCTATCAGGGATATTGACAACTCAGAGGGATTTGGCATTGCGGTCAGTGACGACGAAATAATTGAAGCCATCAAATACCTTGGCTCAACAGAGGGCATTTTTGCAGAACCTGCCGGATCCACATCATTTGCGGGAGCACTGAAGGCCTTAAAAAATGGCAAGATATCAAAAAATGATAAAGTTGTAATAATTGTCACGGGAAATGGACTTAAAGACGTTGAAAGCGCAATAAAAGCAGGAGGAAAACCTCTTGCAATAAATCCTGATATTGAATCCATAAAAAAAGCTTTAAATAAATGACTTCGGAAGAAAAATTAGAAGTAACACAGCTACTAAAACAGCTTATTAATATAGAAAGCACAAACCCCCCTGGGAATGAGAACAAAATTGCAAATTTCATAAAAAATTATCTTTCGGAAAATAAAATACCAGCAGAACTTGTTTATCTTGCCGAAAATAGAAGCTCAATTGTCGGACGGATTGACGGTACCAGTAAACGCAATATTGCACTCTGTGGACATATAGATACTGTAAGGGTAAATAAAAATAAATGGAGCAAACCACCCTTTAAAGGAATTATAGAAAACGGAAAGATGTACGGACGCGGAGCATCTGACATGAAGGGTGGCATCGCAGCAATTCTTTACGCCGCAATTCTCTTAAAAAGAAGAAATATTATACCAGATAAAACAATTGTTCTTGCGCTCACAGCTGATGAAGAACAAAAATATAGCGGGGCAAAAAAACTCCTTGAAAGGGGCTATTTTGATGAAACTGAATTTCTTATTATTGCAGAACCCACAGATTCTAAAGTATATATAGGCGAAAAAGGAGAACTATGGATAAAAGCAATATTCCATGGAAAAGCTGCGCATGGTTCCACTCCGGAATTAGGAAATAATGCAATAATCGCAGGAAGTAAATTTGTGCTGCATGTACAAGAATTATCTGATAAAACCTTTACAGAACACTCTTATTTTGGCAAAACATCTCTTAATGTTGGGCAATTTAGTGGAGGCATCCAGGTAAACATCGTTCCTGATTACTCTGAAATAATGCTTGATTTTAGAGTAATTTCGCAGGAAAATAAAGAAAAAGCTGTTGCTCTTGTGAATATTGCAGGTAGAAAAGCTGCAGATGAAACAAATATAAAGTTTGAAAGCGAAATATTTAGTTATCATCCTCCTATTTTCTCTGATCCGTCAAATTTTTTCGTAAACAAATTCATTCAAAAAACACAAATTGAACAAAGAGGAATAATAGGTTATTGCACTGATGGTGCCACAATCATACCAAAAAAACAAATACCATTTGTTATTTACGGTCCGGGAGCAATTGCTCTGGCACATCAACCGGATGAATATATCACGCTAAATTCTTTATATGAAGCAGTCGACAATTTCGCTGCATTTTTAATGAAATAATAAAATAAGTTTGTTTTCTGTATGAATTGAATAAAAAATCTTTACTCTATTGGAGAAATACCTACAACTCTTTCTCTGTTAACTAACATAAAATCAACTTTTTGGACTTCCATCGTTCCCTCTACCGATTCAATTTCTGCACCGGTTATTGCTAAAAAAGATCGATCTTTCATAAATTTATTTAATGCATCAGAAAACCTCATGTTTGCCGGAATATTTATTGTCCCTTTTATGATAAACGATTGAGTGAAAATCAAAACATGCATTCTCACGGTATTCAATCCTAATGCCATTTAAGATACCTCCTTTTTTTACTAAAAACTTACGTAACTACTTTAATAAATTTCCCTCTCTCAAAAACTTATATTTTTAAGTTTACAGGCATTAAATAAAAAATAAAGCAGGGTTAACCCTGCTTTATTTTTTATAGCTACTTTTTCTTTGCGTCTTTTTGTTTTCTTTTTACACTAGGCGGCACATAAAATCGCCTCTTCTTCAACTCAGAGTACAATCCTTCTTTAATACATTCTCTTTTGAACCTTCTCAAAAGATCTTCAATAGACTCATTTCCTCTTTTTCTTACGTTTGCCACAATATTACTCCGACTCCCATAGAAGCCCGAACTTCGCCTCCCTTCACCTTTAACTTTTTATTTTATTAGTTTATAGGTTTATTGTTATGTGTCAAGGGTACGAATTGCCTCATCAAAAATCTATACGAAATAGTACGCCCATTCATTGAAATCTATATGAAAATTTTTCTTGACCTAATCTAGAAAAACTGTAAACTTTGCTGGAGGTGGTAAAGATGTTTTATATTTCATTAGATAAGCAAATGACAAAAAACGATATAGCAAAAATTATTGATCATACTCAATTAAAAGCAGAAACTACTTGTAATGATATTATTCGCCTTTGCAATGAAGCAAAAAAATATTCTTTTGGCGCCGTATGTGTAAATTCAGGATATGTTGCTCTTGCAAAAAAACAATTAACAGATACTTCGGTAAAAATTGCATCCGTAGTAGGATTTCCTTTGGGAGCCATGGATAGCGCTGCAAAAGCTTTTGAGGCAGAAAGAGCAATTACATTAGGGGCTAATGAGATAGATATGGTAATGAACATAGGAGAGTTCAAATCTGAAAATTATAAAAAGGTAGAAGAAGATATAAAATATGTTGTAAAAGCCGTAAGTCCCGCCATAGTAAAGGTCATCATAGAAACAGCTTTGCTTACTGCAAAAGAAAAACCAATTGCATGTTCAATAGCAGTGTCAGCGGGAGCCAAATATGTAAAAACATCCACAGGTTTTAGCAAAGGTGGAGCTGCAATTGAAGACATAAAATTAATGCGTATGGTAGTTGGAAAAAATATAGGCGTAAAAGCATCGGGGGGAATTCATAGTTTTGAAACAGCAGTTAAAATGGTCGAGGCTGGTGCTTCCAGAATTGGTGCAAGTAAAAGTGTCGAGATAATAAGTTAATGGGGTACCTCTCGGTTAAAGGTATAACAATATCTGCCTACCCGCATAAAGAAAAGGATAGAGTCGTGATACTTTTTTCCGATGAATTAGGGAAAATTAAAGCAAACATGCGCTCCGTGAGATCCGTTAGCTCCAAGAGATCCGGCCTCTCAGATGAATTTTTATATGAAAAAATTCTCCTTTACCGGAAAAACAACTGGTTTACCGTAACGGATGTAACCCTCATAGATGCATTTGTGGAAGCCAAAAGCAAGATTGATAACTACAAAGTATTTTCATATATAAGAGAGCTCGTTATATTGCTAATGCCTTTTGAACAACCGGACCATAGAATATTTAATTTAATCTTAGATACTCTTAGAATGCTTGAATTAATAGATGCCCCGGATACGATACTGGTTTCTTTTGTTCTGCATTTTTTAAAATACATCGGCTTTCCAGTAAAAATACCCGAAGAAACGAGAGATATCTATTACTTCCTACCGGAGTCAGGAGGATTTAATAATTTTAAAGGCATAGCCGTAGATCAAGAAGTAGTTAAAGAAATTATTTTTCTCTTCGACACGCCCATAAAAAATATTAATCCAGTAGATAATGCAAAAATAATTTTACGATTACTAAACAATTTTATTGCATATCATGCGGATTCAAGTCATTTTATTAAATTCCTTGAAACAATTGAAAAACTCAGTAATATATAATAAATTTTAGCTAGAGGTGATTTATGGATTTTCAAGAAATGATTTTTAAATTAGAAATGTTTTGGAAAAAACAAGAATGCGTACTATTGCTTCCATTTGACGAACAAATAGGAGCAGGGACACTAAGTCCTTACACATACTTAAGAGCGTTAGGGAAAAAACCGTGGGCAACTGTATATTTACAACCTTCCAGAAGACCTGCAGATGGAAGGTACGGAGAAAATCCCAATCGGTTATATATACATCATCAAATGCAAGTCATCATGAAACCCCCACCGAAAGATATCCGGGAAATATATCTCAATAGCCTGAGGTCATTAGGGCTCAAACTTGCTCAACATGAAATTAAATTTATTGAAGATAATTGGGAAACAGCAGTGCTGGGTGCACAGGGCATCGGCTGGGAAATAAGGCTTGATGGACTAGAAATCACACAATTTACGTATTTCCAGCAGGCAGCCGGCATTGATCTTGATCCGGTCTCAGTAGAAATAACATATGGCTTAGAAAGACTTGCAATGTTTATTCAAAAAAAAGACAGTGTGTTTGATATCCAATGGAATGATGATTATACATACGGCGACTTAAGAAAAGACATGGAGCGTGAAGAATGTGTTTATGCCTTTGAAACAAGCAACCCGGACAAACTCTTTAATCTCTTTAATATATATGAAGAAGAGGGGGTAAACAATCTAAAAAAAGGAATTCTTTACCCCGGATATCAATACCTGTTAAAATGTTCCCACATCTTCAATTTGTTAGATGCAAGGGGTGCCATAAGCATATCCGAGAGAGTGCAAATTATTTCACGGATACGAAAAATGGCAAATCTTGCCGCAAACATTGTGCTAAGTAAGGAGGAAAATAATGAAGGATTATCTGCTTGAGATATATGTCGAAGAAATCCCTGCACGCTTCCTAAATAATGCAGTAAAAGATCTTAAAACGATTGCTGAAAGTGAATTAACAAAATACAATCTGCACTACGAAGATATTTCTGCATTCGGCACTCCACGGAGACTTACTGTTTATATTAAAAATTTGGATGAAAACGAATCTGATATAGAAGAAGAAATAAAAGGTCCGCCAACATCCATTGCAATAGGAAAAAACGGAGAACATCTCGTGCCGTTTAAAAAGTTTGCACTTTCAGCGGGTGTTCCCGAAGAAAGCCTTTATATAAAAGAAACTTCGAAAGGCAACTATTTATTCACCAAAAAAATAGTCAAAGGAAGGAAAACAGAGGACATTCTGAAAATATTTTCCCCACGGTTAATCAAATCTTTAAAATTTCCAAAAACAATGCATTGGGATAGTAAAAGTATTAAATTTGTTAGGCCTATTCGTTCTCTTCTTTCACTATTTGGAGAAGACCTGATAAATTTTACTTATGCAGGAGTAGAAACAGAAAACAGCACATATGGCCTCGGAATCAACCAATCAAACAAAATCCAAGTAAAAAACCCGGCTGATTACTTTAAAAAACTTAAAGAGAATTACGTTATTCTTTCATACGATGAAAGAAAAAATAATGTCGAAAAAAATGCATTTGCCCTTGCCAAAAAAATCAATGGGACGCCGCTATATTCACATGATTTTTTAGAGGAAGTAGTAAATCTCACGGAATATCCTACGCCCTTCCTTGCAACGATTGAGAAGGAAGAATTTTCAATACCGCAATGTATTTCTATACGCGTCATAGAAGACCACATGAAATCTTTCCCTTGCGTAGATAAAAACGGAAAGCTTCTTCCATACTTTATTGGAGTAAGAAATGGTTGTTCTGATTTCATTGAAATTGTCAAAGAAGGATACGAAAAAGTAATTAAAGCAAGAATGCTTGACGGAAAATTCTTTTTTGAGGAAGATAAAAAAATCTCCTTGCCAACCCTTGTTAATAAACTTTCAGAAGTTGTTTTTTTGAAAGAGTTGGGCACAATGAAAGACAAAACTGACCGATTAACAATACTTTCGGATTTCATTTCCACAAAAATCGGATTAAATAATAACCAGAACAAAGCATTGAAACGAAGTGCGTACCTATCTAAAGCAGATCTTTTAACAAATGTCGTCAGAGAATTTCCTGATTTGCAGGGAGAAATAGGAGGAATATATGCCGAGTTACAAGGCGAAGAAACAGAAGTATATGAAGCAATAAAAGACCAGTATCTTCCACGCTTTGCCGATGACAAATTTCCAAAAACATTAATAGGCACTTGCCTTTCTCTTATCGACAAAATAGACACGTTGACAGGTGGCTTCGTCATAGGCATTGCCGTTTCTGGCTCTAAAGACCCATACGGGCTCAGAAGGGTTGGCAACAGCGTAGTACAGTTACTCTTTTCTATTGATATGGAATCTTTCCCTTTGAAAGAACTCGTGCAAGTATCAATTGGCTTACACAAACCAAAAAAAGAAATAGAATCCGAAAAAATATCAAAAAATATTGATTCTTTTTTAAATGAAAGGGTCAAAGGAATATTAAAAGAAAAAAATATCAGATATGATATAATAAATGCCGTTACGGCGCTACCACTTGACCTAATCACTACATACAAAAAAAGGGCAGAGATATTAATGAATCATATAAACGACGAAGAACTTGCATCTATAGTGCTAACAAACAAGCGAGTAAACAATATCCTGTTAAACACAAATATCTTTTCAAAAACCATAGACAAAAAATTTCTTTTTGAGAAAGAAGAAGAAGGTCTCTTTGACACAATTCAACATACCAAAACAAAAGTTGAAAATGGACTTAAACAAATGAATTATG
The genomic region above belongs to Caldisericota bacterium and contains:
- a CDS encoding glycine--tRNA ligase subunit alpha, which encodes MDFQEMIFKLEMFWKKQECVLLLPFDEQIGAGTLSPYTYLRALGKKPWATVYLQPSRRPADGRYGENPNRLYIHHQMQVIMKPPPKDIREIYLNSLRSLGLKLAQHEIKFIEDNWETAVLGAQGIGWEIRLDGLEITQFTYFQQAAGIDLDPVSVEITYGLERLAMFIQKKDSVFDIQWNDDYTYGDLRKDMEREECVYAFETSNPDKLFNLFNIYEEEGVNNLKKGILYPGYQYLLKCSHIFNLLDARGAISISERVQIISRIRKMANLAANIVLSKEENNEGLSA
- the recO gene encoding DNA repair protein RecO, whose protein sequence is MGYLSVKGITISAYPHKEKDRVVILFSDELGKIKANMRSVRSVSSKRSGLSDEFLYEKILLYRKNNWFTVTDVTLIDAFVEAKSKIDNYKVFSYIRELVILLMPFEQPDHRIFNLILDTLRMLELIDAPDTILVSFVLHFLKYIGFPVKIPEETRDIYYFLPESGGFNNFKGIAVDQEVVKEIIFLFDTPIKNINPVDNAKIILRLLNNFIAYHADSSHFIKFLETIEKLSNI
- the deoC gene encoding deoxyribose-phosphate aldolase — its product is MFYISLDKQMTKNDIAKIIDHTQLKAETTCNDIIRLCNEAKKYSFGAVCVNSGYVALAKKQLTDTSVKIASVVGFPLGAMDSAAKAFEAERAITLGANEIDMVMNIGEFKSENYKKVEEDIKYVVKAVSPAIVKVIIETALLTAKEKPIACSIAVSAGAKYVKTSTGFSKGGAAIEDIKLMRMVVGKNIGVKASGGIHSFETAVKMVEAGASRIGASKSVEIIS
- a CDS encoding M20 family metallopeptidase, which encodes MTSEEKLEVTQLLKQLINIESTNPPGNENKIANFIKNYLSENKIPAELVYLAENRSSIVGRIDGTSKRNIALCGHIDTVRVNKNKWSKPPFKGIIENGKMYGRGASDMKGGIAAILYAAILLKRRNIIPDKTIVLALTADEEQKYSGAKKLLERGYFDETEFLIIAEPTDSKVYIGEKGELWIKAIFHGKAAHGSTPELGNNAIIAGSKFVLHVQELSDKTFTEHSYFGKTSLNVGQFSGGIQVNIVPDYSEIMLDFRVISQENKEKAVALVNIAGRKAADETNIKFESEIFSYHPPIFSDPSNFFVNKFIQKTQIEQRGIIGYCTDGATIIPKKQIPFVIYGPGAIALAHQPDEYITLNSLYEAVDNFAAFLMK
- the glyS gene encoding glycine--tRNA ligase subunit beta; its protein translation is MKDYLLEIYVEEIPARFLNNAVKDLKTIAESELTKYNLHYEDISAFGTPRRLTVYIKNLDENESDIEEEIKGPPTSIAIGKNGEHLVPFKKFALSAGVPEESLYIKETSKGNYLFTKKIVKGRKTEDILKIFSPRLIKSLKFPKTMHWDSKSIKFVRPIRSLLSLFGEDLINFTYAGVETENSTYGLGINQSNKIQVKNPADYFKKLKENYVILSYDERKNNVEKNAFALAKKINGTPLYSHDFLEEVVNLTEYPTPFLATIEKEEFSIPQCISIRVIEDHMKSFPCVDKNGKLLPYFIGVRNGCSDFIEIVKEGYEKVIKARMLDGKFFFEEDKKISLPTLVNKLSEVVFLKELGTMKDKTDRLTILSDFISTKIGLNNNQNKALKRSAYLSKADLLTNVVREFPDLQGEIGGIYAELQGEETEVYEAIKDQYLPRFADDKFPKTLIGTCLSLIDKIDTLTGGFVIGIAVSGSKDPYGLRRVGNSVVQLLFSIDMESFPLKELVQVSIGLHKPKKEIESEKISKNIDSFLNERVKGILKEKNIRYDIINAVTALPLDLITTYKKRAEILMNHINDEELASIVLTNKRVNNILLNTNIFSKTIDKKFLFEKEEEGLFDTIQHTKTKVENGLKQMNYEEIIKLLYSLSPVISKFFDKVLVMDNDEKIRKNRLAMLINLKELFLKFADFSTIVIEKEKNV
- the rpsU gene encoding 30S ribosomal protein S21 — its product is MANVRKRGNESIEDLLRRFKRECIKEGLYSELKKRRFYVPPSVKRKQKDAKKK